A stretch of the Porifericola rhodea genome encodes the following:
- a CDS encoding DUF4494 domain-containing protein — protein sequence MKTWFVCKVKYQKQDEKGKVKNVSEQYLVDAVSFTEAETRIYEKMGELIEGDFYVSNISKSNFTDVFHYEDAETWHKCKMTYTLEVEGSGKEKKVTNYILLTAPDVKTAYDRVYESLKGMLVDFRVPEIGESPILEVFPYESNAEEKWQEAPDNFEPVTSEEDQEA from the coding sequence ATGAAAACTTGGTTCGTTTGTAAAGTAAAATATCAGAAGCAGGACGAAAAAGGTAAAGTCAAGAACGTATCTGAGCAGTATCTGGTAGATGCGGTTTCGTTTACTGAAGCTGAAACACGTATTTATGAGAAAATGGGAGAGCTGATAGAGGGCGACTTTTACGTTTCAAATATTAGTAAGAGCAATTTCACGGATGTTTTTCATTATGAAGATGCCGAAACCTGGCATAAATGCAAAATGACCTATACACTGGAAGTAGAGGGCAGTGGCAAAGAGAAAAAAGTTACTAATTATATTCTGCTTACCGCTCCTGATGTAAAAACTGCCTACGACCGCGTTTACGAAAGCCTGAAAGGGATGCTGGTAGATTTTAGGGTACCAGAAATTGGAGAAAGCCCTATTTTGGAAGTATTTCCTTACGAGAGTAATGCAGAAGAAAAATGGCAAGAAGCCCCCGATAATTTTGAACCGGTGACTTCTGAAGAAGACCAGGAGGCATAA
- a CDS encoding tyrosine-type recombinase/integrase codes for MSRYIYTTTLLNDDVPIHVIQENFGHKDMRTTRRYAKRLNFGSLDKVNENLPG; via the coding sequence GTGTCTCGTTATATTTATACTACTACTCTTTTAAATGATGATGTTCCTATACATGTAATCCAAGAGAATTTCGGACATAAAGATATGCGAACTACTCGTAGGTATGCAAAAAGGCTAAATTTTGGCTCATTAGATAAGGTAAACGAAAACCTGCCTGGATAG